The nucleotide sequence TATAGCGATTATGACAACTCCAGAAATTACTGTGAATGAACTGATGGGCATCGTGAAAGGACCTGATTTTCCAACAGGCGGAATCATCATGGGCGAAGACGGAATTCGTGAAGCTTATGAAACCGGCAAGGGGAAAATATATGTCCGTTCAAAAACGTCGATCGAGGATTTGCGAGGCGGAAAGCAGCAAATCGTCGTGACAGAAATTCCGTATCAGATCGTAAAATCCAAGCTCGTAAACGTTATTGATTCGTTGCGTATGGAAAAAAAGATCGAGGGTATTGCAGAAGTTCGTGATGAGAGTGGACGGAATGGGATGCGGATCGTCATTGAACTGAAGAAGGAAGCAGATGCCGAAGGTATTCTAGCCTACTTACTGAAAAAGACGGATTTGCAAACGACATATAACTTTAACATGGTTGCGATCGTAAATAAGGCTCCGCGCCAGCTCGGTATTAAATCGATGCTTGAAGCGTACATTGCACACCAGAAGGAAGTCGTCACGAATCGCACACAGTATGATTTGGAAAAGGCGGAAGATCGCGCTCACGTGGTCGAGGGACTCGTTAAAGCGCTAAACATACTAGACCGTGTCATTGAGACGATTAAAGCGTCTAAAAACCGGCAAGACGCCCAAAACAACTTGATGGAGCAGTACGGCTTCTCGGAGCGCCAAGCCGATTCGATCTTGACGCTTCAGCTCTATCGTTTAACAAATCTTGAAATCACGCAATTGGAAAAAGAACTCGCAGAAACACTCAAGAAGATCGCCTTTTTGCGTTCAATTCTTGAAAGCCCGCGCAAGCTTATGAATGTTATAAAAGATGAGCTGACCGAAATCCGTGACAAATATGGAATCGACCGCCGTTCACTGATCCAAGGTGAAGTGGAAGAGCTTAAAGTGAATCTCGAAGTGACTGTGCCTGCTGAGGAAGTCATCGTAACACTTAGCCGTGAAGGCTATGTGAAGCGCACTAGCTTGCTTTCGTTCACAAGATCTGGCGGCGATATGAGCACTGCCGGGGTTAAGGACGGAGATTCGATCCGTTATTGTCTCGGATTGAATACGCTCGATCCGATTTTGATTTTCACACAGAAGGGGCAATATTATTTGCTTCCGGTTCACCAAATTCCGGAATTCAAGTGGAAGGATACCGGTACTGCGATTGTTAACGTCCTACCGCTTGCAAAGGATGATAAGATCGTCGGTGTCGTTACGGTGAAGCCTAGTGAACTTTCAGCCGAAGCCGTGTCATCTGAGGAGCAAGGCCCAGTACTCGTATTCGTCACGAAAAGGGGGCAGGTGAAGCGTACAAGCCTAAGTGAATATGCAACGACCCGGAATATGGCGATTGCCGCTTGTAAGGTTGCTGATGGAGATGAGATCATTCGGGTATTCCGCACTGACGAAGCAGCAGATATCCTACTCATAACTGAGCAAGGGATGAGCATTCGCTTCAGCGAATCGGATGCAAGCTTGCAAGGTCGTGTGGCGGGCGGTGTTCGTGGCATTATGCTAAAAGAAACTGATTCCGTTGTCGATGCGTTTACCGTCAGTGGAGATGAAGGCGAGATTCTCGTGCTTTCCGATTACGGCTATGCAAAACGTTCATTGCTGCTCGATTATCCGATCCAAGGACGTGGCGGTAAAGGAATTCAAACGTTTGAATTTAAGGAAGGTAAGCGCGTTCGTCCTAATGGAACGAAGCTAATTGCCGGCTTCTATGTGAAAGATGAAGCAAGCATAATCGCTTTAATGAATAGCGGTACTGTTTCTGAATTCAATTCTGAATCTGCGCCAATTGATGATCGCAGAGGGATAGGCAAGCTAATGACAGCAGTGGAGCGCACGGATTTACTCGTAGACGCTTACAGAACACCATTGCTCTCAGTGAATCCGAATAGCAGTAATCCAAATACTTCTAATTAATCATACGGACCGTTCTGTGATTCTGTACGGTCAACACAACGCAACAAGAGATCCAATACGACCCATAGAGGCACCGGTTCATTGAGCCGTTCTAGCCACTGTGGGTCTTCTAATATTCCAGCATCGCGAGCGAGTTGACCAATCATCTTTATTTTCTCATCGGCGATTGTCATAGCGAAAGTCTCCTTATATCCGTCAATATATATTTACGATTATTTATTTCTTCCTTGCGTTATGCGACTTGATTCTCCATGTTTTGTAGTTATTATATGTCAAGTATTGTCGGGGTGTTCATCATCCTGTGGGCGTATGTCGGAAATATTTAATTGCATTAATCTATCTTTCGACATGGGCTCTGCGTATAATAAAGGAGAAGGCATTGTTCGGCAATTCGATTGGAGGAGGAAGCGAATTCATGGATCATGCGGCGGATTTTGTGAAAAGCTGGACCAAGCTCACTAAGGACTGGAATTCACAGATGGAAGAGGGGCTTGCACCTCAGCTTACGATGGGTCAGCTAGAAGTGCTAGAGTTGCTAGAGGCCTACGAGCCAATGAAGCCATCGGAGCTCTTACCTTACTTAGAGACAACACCTGCTGCGATTACAACATTGCTCGATCGGATGGAGCGCAATGGATTAGTGGAACGCAATCGAGATGAGGCAGATCGCAGGATCGTGTGGGTGACGAGAACAGCTCTCGGGCGTTCGGAGGTTGCGCGAGGTGTTGCAGTTCGAAATGAGATTGCGGCAGTGTCTCTGGATCGCGTTTCGAGTCACAATAGACAACTGCTCGTCTATCTTATTAGTAAAGTTGCGGGTACTCGTGATGTAGTAACGACTGCTGGCAATCATTCATCTGCTGTCTCTTCGACAGAAGAGGACAGTGCGGACACGAACACAGATACATCTCAGTCACAAGCTATTCTATAATAGATGGAAACCTCAAGGGGAGCATATCAGATCCTCTTGGGGTTTTCTTTTTGTGCAATATCCCCCTCGCTCAGGAGAAGCAATATCTTCATATGGGTTATTGCGCTAATGCTGCAATATCCCCCTCGCTCAGCGTATGAACATTGATTGTCCTACTTGCTTGCGATACGCCATCACTTCCGAGAGCTTGTACATAGATATGATCATGGAGCGCCCGATCTCCAAAATCCCATTGAATCGACCAGCCATCACTGCCATCCCTATCGTAGCCTATAAGCGTTCTTTCGCCCCACGTTTGTGTGCCAGTCGGTACCAGCCAATATAGGACAGTGTCGGTATAGTTAGCCTCTACATAAATGGTCATCGAGCTCACAGCTTCTGAAACGACCGTCCAACCCGATTCCTCAGGCAAATCCGTATATACTTTTGAAACTTGCGCTCTTGTATCTAATAATTCCAATTGTTCGGCTGCAATTGACGAACTATCCTTGTTCGAACATGAGGCGTTAAAGAGGATAACGGATGAAAATAATAGTATGTATATGATCTGTCGCATTCGGACCTCCAAAATTCATAATGTTGATAATTAGACGGAGGAAGGAACTGTAAAGTTCATAGTAAATCCTACATGGAAAAAGCATGCTGGGTATCGTCTGAGCGAGGGGGATATTGCGAAAGCGAATTCTGAGCGAGTGGGATATTGTGAAAACGACGCCTGCAGTGACAGTTTTTATCACTACAGCGTCCGAGGACGCTGTAGATGTAATTTATTTGGAGAACTGAATTTTATGTAAATGACTTCTGGAACAGCTTCTGAGCGAGCGGGATATTGTAACGATGTGAAATTATTGCAAACGCAGCAGATGTTCGTTGATACTAGCTAGTTTCTTTTCCATATTCGAATAGTCTTCAGTGGTAAGAGTAGGATCATCGCGTGTTGTGAGTGCTTGTTCGAGCGGAATAACAGTATAATAGCGAAGTTTATTTTTCGTAAAGATGTGAACCCAAGTAGGGATTGTCTTTACAGTATGCCACTCAACGCGCGATGTGCCGTCAGGTTCAACTGTCTTGGTGAATGTAACACCAAAGATAAGGCCAACATCTTTCCAGTCACCTGACTGGTTCGAGATGAAGTTGCCTAGAGAATAGATGACGAGTCCACGACGCTCTGTGCCATCGATGCTCTCATCGGCTGGTATGATGATTTCATCATAAGGTTGAACGACGTGAGGGTGAGAGCCAAGAATGAGGTCTGC is from Candidatus Cohnella colombiensis and encodes:
- the gyrA gene encoding DNA gyrase subunit A, producing MSLQEQFLSAVLEEVVGDRFGRYSKYIIQDRAIPDVRDGLKPVQRRILYAMYDSGNTPDKPYRKSAKTVGDVMGNYHPHGDSSIYEGMARMAQPWKMAHMLVDGHGNWGSMDDDPPAAMRYTEARLSAIAMELLRDIEKRTVLFKDNFDNSTKEPVVLPARYPNLLVNGVSGISSGFATEIPSHNLREVIDACIAIMTTPEITVNELMGIVKGPDFPTGGIIMGEDGIREAYETGKGKIYVRSKTSIEDLRGGKQQIVVTEIPYQIVKSKLVNVIDSLRMEKKIEGIAEVRDESGRNGMRIVIELKKEADAEGILAYLLKKTDLQTTYNFNMVAIVNKAPRQLGIKSMLEAYIAHQKEVVTNRTQYDLEKAEDRAHVVEGLVKALNILDRVIETIKASKNRQDAQNNLMEQYGFSERQADSILTLQLYRLTNLEITQLEKELAETLKKIAFLRSILESPRKLMNVIKDELTEIRDKYGIDRRSLIQGEVEELKVNLEVTVPAEEVIVTLSREGYVKRTSLLSFTRSGGDMSTAGVKDGDSIRYCLGLNTLDPILIFTQKGQYYLLPVHQIPEFKWKDTGTAIVNVLPLAKDDKIVGVVTVKPSELSAEAVSSEEQGPVLVFVTKRGQVKRTSLSEYATTRNMAIAACKVADGDEIIRVFRTDEAADILLITEQGMSIRFSESDASLQGRVAGGVRGIMLKETDSVVDAFTVSGDEGEILVLSDYGYAKRSLLLDYPIQGRGGKGIQTFEFKEGKRVRPNGTKLIAGFYVKDEASIIALMNSGTVSEFNSESAPIDDRRGIGKLMTAVERTDLLVDAYRTPLLSVNPNSSNPNTSN